In a single window of the Vicingaceae bacterium genome:
- the rpoA gene encoding DNA-directed RNA polymerase subunit alpha: MAILDFQKPNKVIMLQSDDYHGVFEFRPLEPGYGITIGNALRRILLSSLEGYAISTVKIEGVDHEFSTIKGVLEDVVEIILNLKQVRFRRQLEDTNSEKVTVRISGQDKFTAGDINKFTTAFQVLNHDHVICHLDPKTSLTLELLITKGRGYVPAEENKHYAQSPGVIAIDSIYTPIKNVKYTVENYRVEQKTDYEKLIIEVTTDGSIHPKDALKEASKILIYHFMLFSDERITVELEEQKEVEEFDEDVLHMRQLLKTKLSDLNLSVRALNCLKSADIETLADLVRYQRNDLLKFRNFGKKSLSEIDNLLESRGLRYGMDLSKYKLDKE, from the coding sequence TGATTTTCAAAAACCCAACAAAGTTATCATGCTTCAATCCGATGATTATCATGGCGTATTTGAGTTCCGTCCTTTGGAACCCGGATACGGTATCACCATCGGAAATGCATTAAGACGTATTTTGCTTTCCTCACTTGAAGGATATGCTATCAGTACAGTAAAAATCGAAGGCGTAGATCATGAGTTCTCCACAATCAAAGGTGTACTCGAGGATGTTGTAGAAATTATTTTAAATCTAAAACAAGTACGTTTCCGTAGACAATTAGAAGATACCAATTCCGAAAAAGTAACTGTGAGAATTAGTGGACAGGATAAATTTACAGCCGGAGATATCAATAAATTCACTACGGCTTTTCAAGTGCTTAATCACGACCATGTGATTTGTCATCTCGATCCAAAGACCTCGTTGACGCTTGAGTTGTTAATTACCAAAGGACGTGGTTATGTTCCGGCCGAAGAAAATAAACACTACGCACAATCTCCAGGTGTCATTGCCATCGATTCTATTTACACCCCTATTAAAAATGTAAAATATACCGTAGAAAACTATCGTGTTGAGCAAAAAACCGACTACGAAAAGTTAATTATTGAAGTTACTACCGATGGTAGTATACATCCTAAAGATGCTTTAAAAGAGGCCTCAAAAATTTTGATTTATCACTTTATGTTATTTAGCGATGAGCGTATAACTGTTGAACTTGAAGAACAAAAAGAGGTGGAAGAATTTGATGAGGATGTACTTCATATGCGTCAATTGCTCAAAACAAAACTTAGCGATCTAAACCTTTCTGTCCGTGCTTTGAATTGTTTAAAATCTGCCGACATAGAAACATTGGCCGACCTGGTAAGATATCAACGAAATGATTTGTTGAAATTCCGTAATTTTGGTAAAAAATCTCTGTCAGAAATCGATAATT